The Daphnia magna isolate NIES linkage group LG3, ASM2063170v1.1, whole genome shotgun sequence genomic interval CACGCTGTCTGGTGCACATCTGACCTACAAGGAATCGGTACGTTTCTCTATTTCAGTgagcattatttgattgcaaaattgaaatgaCAGTTCGAAACTTTTGATAGAAGTTGGACCAAGATGCGACACCGATCGAAATTAACCAGATACGGAGTGTCAAGGTAGGACGCCAAGGCAGAAGTATTCCTAAagcttttgaaattttcaccAGCGACAAAACGTACGTTCTTAAGGCTAAAGATGGTAAAAATGCAGAAGAATGGGTTCAATGTCTTTCGATTGCCGTGGCTTCATCGCATGCTCGTGATACTCCTTCTAGACCATCTTCCCAACACTTTTCTTTAGCGCAATCGCAATTTGGTTTGCGGACTGCTGTTTGAAAGCAAAAACGATTGAATGTGGCTTTCCGAACGTACCGTTAAACCTTGTTGCTATGCTGAAATTGGCAATTAAtgttgtttctttgtttttcatcttGGCGACCTTTGCTTCCCCAAGTTTTAACAATCACTAACGACTATCTTCTCCGATTGCCGCAACTGCGTGTAGGATTCTTTTTCCTCTGATTCGAAAAGTCATTGCTACACATCCATTCCTGTGCTTTAAAATTAGAGTTCTCGTGATAAGAATGTAGAAACTGGATGAAGATGTTTCTGTAGGATTTTTCAAACAAAGAATCCATCAGTTTATTTTCACGATCGTGCTTCCCACCAATGCCTCATTGTTAGTGTGTTTTACCGTGGTTATATTACCGTTTACTGGAAACAGTGGCCTTGTTATATATTTAGACTTATACTCTCTCGGATGTAATTTCTAGTTTATTAAGACAGTAAAGCCTAAAGATGAAAAAGTCGGACAATACATGTCAAGGTCCATACCAATTTTATCCACAAATTGCCATAAGGGCTTGAAATGAGAACATATTTCGGGTGTGCAACGAGAAaagctgatttttttaaattttttttacatctcaAAGAATTTCTGTGGAAGGCCTTCATTCTTGGTTTACAGCAGTTATTGAAAAGAGATCACAGCACAAAGGTGAGCACAGTCAAAGGGAGTCTTTCCATGCGGGGTAACTTATGTAGCATTAGAATTTATCCTTGGCCGCtccttgtttcttcttttttgtgtttttctttttgcccccatcagcttttctttttatttgcgtCTTCTTCAAATCTGCCAGAAATATTTCGTTAGTAAACTTATGGTATGCTATTTTAAGCCGGTTTAAATGTCGAACCTTCAGTCGGTTCAAACGTAAGTGGTGGTCGGTTAAGTGCTCGTTGGATGGGAAATACTGCGCAGGGATCAAGAGCTGACCAATTTTCACTTACACCTCGCACTGCATTAGCAGTCGGGTCTATTTCATTGTAAATTTTGTGCAGATCTAGCGACGAAGATTCCTTCCCAGTCGATTCCCACACTTGGATACACATACCGTCGTGAAAGCCGTGCCGGAGTAGAAACTGTCCTGGGCTCAAATTCAGGTCACATAACGAAGACAGGACAGCCCATATAGTTTGAAGAGAGTTTGCTGGCTTGTTATGTGTTCCATACTGAAAACTTATCTCGGCCTCAAGGCAGGCAGCGTCTTTTTGTTCACACATGAGAAAATCGCCAGTGTACGCGTCCAACCGAACTATCGGaaacgaagaaagaagaaaaaaaaaaaaaaatgtaatcgTCAGACAGTTAAACTAGATTAAGTAAAAAGGGGTCTACTTACTACGGACGAGTTTGCATTCGGGTCTTAAATGTAAATCGATCCATTGTTCATTCATTTCACGTGTGGACAAGCATTCTCCCCCAAACCATGGTTGGTATTCCGTCTTGGGAATCATCAAGAATGTTCTAAATTCGCCACTGGAGGTTACCTAAGTAAATGTATTAGTTTTAATGTTGAACACCCAACATTGAACACTCGTTGTGATGACTTACAATAGCTGTATCCACTGAAGAGCGTACAAGAAGTCGAATAGATTTTTCGTTTGCCTGCAAGTTCCATATTCTGTAAGTGAGATTCTCATCCTTCTTTGGTTTAGTGTATTCCTGAGGATTCTCTTTAGAAGTGGTTGAATCTGTGTTCTTCTTCGGTGATGGCTTGCGATGGGATTGCATCATTTTTTCCTGATTCTGAAGAATGTCGCTAAGCAAACTGGCTTGAGTATTGGGAGCGCCGATTTTACCGGTTCTTATTGGAACCTTAAAACCAGGTTCTGGGaccttatttttattttgctgaTCAGTTTGATTTTCTGTACCAATGCTTGTTAATGTGTTTGAAGTGTCATTAGGAAACTTTTTATGGCTCTTTATGTTTTTACTGGCATTTTTGCTCCTTTTCCGTGGAGACTGGCCACATTCACTACCTGTGTCGATAACCAGAGACATCTCTGAAGAATCAGAGTCGGTGGCTGTCGAAAAATCGTGTTCGAAGggtttttgctgtttttccaCATCTGTGACTTCTATCGCCTCCGCAGTGTTTCCTGTTTCTGGGGTTACTTGTTGCGCTTCACCAACCTTAAGAGTGCAAATCTTAGACGAACTGGATGCTCGTTTTTCAATGCCAAACGTTTCAAGACTGTCTAGATCGGTGTTGTCAGAACTAAATATGTCTCCAGGAACTTCTTCAGCAGATTCTGAGTATTCATATTTCTTGCCCGATCCCGTGTAGACGAAGAAACGTGAGCGGTTCACATTACTAAATTGACATTTTATAGCCATTCTATTGAAAAGTGCATTTTTTTCAACGGCTGACATCTCAGACGGAGGAAGAGGTTCATCAATAAAAATGACTTTGTTAACTTCACCTGGAagtcaaattcaaaattagtACCAGGTGTTCGGAAGATAAATTCTTTTCTGATTGTTTTACCATGGAAATTAACTTCTTTGATGGTGAAAGGAATATCCCACGAACGTCGGAAAAGAGGTCCGACATTTCCCGCAAGAGAACGCAGCGCCTTCGCACTAACGACAATCTTCACTCCGTATTTAGTGGCAAGTTTGACTGCATTTTCATCATTGCTCACttgagaagaaaataaaatgcgTTGAAAATTAACACTTAAACGAAGAATCTCATAATTAAGTATTAACTTAAATACTTTGTTCACTCTCGAGTACATTTGCAGGATACCGATTGTTTATTATCTTGTAATTTCGCTGTATTTTTATCAACGTATTTAAGGGGGGAAATATCTGACATGGAATTCGGCCTAATTCCAAAACAGTTCTTTCCAGTGTCATATCCAGGGTTATCATATTCTCTTTGGGTACAAGAATAATGTTCCCTATCAGTTTGTAAAAAGACGGATACAAGTGCACACTAGCTAACTGTGTCTATAAAATGAGAACAATTTAAAGCAGTAAAAAATGAAGGGAGGCATCAATAGAAAtatataatttgttttttacctcCCACATTTCATTTACATATCTGGCAATCCCAGGATTCAAACTAAGGTAGGCTGATGGATTGTTTTCCATAATGGTTTGTGCAAGTTTTTGAAACTCCTGTATTTCGTCTCTTagttttatttgcatttccTGGATAATAAATGCAACCCTTAATTCTAGATCAGTTCATTTCAAAAGggaaattattttaattgtacCTTGATACGAATGAAGTCATCAGCATCAGCTGGTATTGCAATCATGAATGATCTCATGACTCTAATGATTGCAAACAAGTAATCTTTTTGTTCAAAGACATTCAAAACTGACTTTCGAGGGAAAGGTGCTGGTGGttgaatttttaatgtttttcctTGGCCTCCTACACTTTCCACAGCTATTCGCTTCAAATGGCAAGGGGACCAAGTTTTACCACTTGCTCCTCGTGAATTGTTTTTCATCGATCCCTGTTCATCGTGTGGCCATGGAGACTGAGGGATTCTATGGATCGCGTGGAATGCCGCTGAACAGTTGTCAAACACATCTCTGGAGAAAAAGCTGCTTGACTCATCAACAGCCTTATCCCTGTGGGCAACAGAAAAATGAATGGCATGCTATGGTTGAATTAATAAATAACAGCCAGGGTGTTACCAATTAATAGTCAAAAACCCCTCCATGGCATGCTATGAACATGAAGTATACCAACATAAGGTATACTTTATGCCATGAAAATAACAACAGAAAGCAACGACATCTATAGTCAATAGGGGAACTCTTCAGGAGTTTTCATAGTGTGAACGTCAGTAATCTTTAATCTATCATgtaaaaaagggggaaatgaAAGGTGTTGTGGCATTACTGCGTCTGTGATTCTTAGGTCATCAGTTTCCaacattgactgtgttccatcAAACAATGGATCTGGTCATCGTTTAGCATTTCAAGGTACGTTAAAAGTTATTCGTCGAGTCTAACGACCCAAGGGTCGGTGTGCTCTTTACATAATCATCCATGTTTTGTTGAAGCACGCGAGTGACCTTCTAGACTTTTTTATGGATAGCTAAGTGGGGTGAACGTTATTCCAAGCAAGAAAAAGCTCATTAGGCATGGGACTTTAGTAAGTCCTTGTGTGAAGGACAAACAGCAAATAATCCGTTCGTGTCCatgaaataattcaaaaaaaccACTCAAAACATCCGCCCACCCATGCGGACGCCCAAAACCCAATCACATAAGCCAGTCCGCACGAGGGAACTCTGCATAATGTATTTATTATTGATCTTTACATTCCAACTATTCTGTAGATCAATGGATATAGATAACAGACGTCACGTAAAACAGTaagctttttttaaaagatttagTAACGACGATTTCcattatttcctttttcgtgTGAATGACCACAGTTGGAAGTTCCAACTTGGAACCCATGAATcgtagtttttttaaaacttgttatCACACGGGGATAGCAAAAGTTTGTAATAAAGTACATAGGGGCTCTTTGACACTCAGAATGATCAAATTACGGAAAGGGAGGGCGGATCTATACGCATGTAAGAATTTTCAAGCTCACATAGCATAATGCGTTTGGGCGATGAGATACGCTGAAGCCTAGTTGTTCATCAAGGCCAGTTTTTCCTTGACTCTTTTGCACCAGCATAACTCAcaatcttttttatttgcctCCTAGCTCAATCGAGGATAATCTTTTTCGCATCGATCTCGTCGGATGATGGATATTGGATACGAGTCCCATAGCAAAGcatgtaaaagaaaagaaaatattataGTTCTTCCATCTTCCTCTGCCTTTGCCACAGGTCTAATACAAAGTTGCTTTGAAATTTAAGCCGAGTGTGCATGGGTGCAGTCACGCTCGTTCATGCTGCTCTCGAGCGCGTTCCGTCACACACAACGCACGACTCATACAAACAAACCGTTCAAGGCCAATAGTATTTTACgcaaacaatttaaaagagcTTGCTAATTAAAGCAAACCTACTAACCGGGAACGGTTGTTGAATTACGGTTGTATGCAACTGGTTTAATTTTAAAGTATTATGGTGATTGGTTCGAGGCAACCAATTATTCTTCTGGTGCTCAAAAGAAATGCTGGAAGATATGGAAGAAAGTCTTGAGCCGAGAAGGGTTTCTTTAAGCGCCATTCTTTGGGTACTGTGCCTTTTGTATGTTGGTCTTGGGTCTCACAAAATGAAATACCAGACAAACTCAGCATCGACCGCAAAGACCGAATTCGCCCTAAGGGATGTATGTGTGTAGGATGTGTCACGCtagaaatatttatttaaacagaaacaatttttatttaaaaaagaaaaaattaaataacaataatattCCTAAGAGGATCGTGAGAATGCATTTGAATGACCACACACGCCTAGAAATTATGTCCTTGGTCTCTAACCAATTCTCTATTGGCATCGTACGTAATCAAACATAATGAGCATCCAGTTTGAAGTAATCTTTTGAAGCCGTCGCCTATGGCACCCTTTAAGCCAAATAAAAggttatattttttaaacttctcCGACATACCAATCGTCTGTAGCATGGAAAGGATAGGCTGTTTACGTATTTAGTATAGTATTACAAATAATATTCTTTGTCTGTTTATGTGAAAGTATGTTTGTATAGTGGCGTAAAAGActttaccaattttttttcttcttcttttagtacgattttgttttgttttacgtAACTGCTTTGATTTGCACACAATTAAATATGCAATCACAAATTTGCATGTGAAATTGCATGTCTGTAGTTTTGACCTGAAATTAGGCAGACATGCATGACTAGCATATTCATGGTTAAATACGCCTGAGGATTATCTTTCCTTTCCTGTTTAATATATCGAGAAAATATTTCTGAAAAACATGCGTTGTTTATAGTCAATGATATGCATAGCGTATGGGAATGGCGCGATCCGATCAGTTTACCCTTGCGGAAGCTAATCAAATGACAGCTTATAGCTTATACCAGATGGTGTTTCCTTTCTGTttcctgaaagaaaaaaaaaaattaaagattaACCTACCTTCGTGCCCCTCTCCATCTTTCCCCTTTTCAGTCTTAAAACCAGTTAAAATGTCGGAAGGCGATGACACATGCCCGTAGCTCTAAAATTAGGTCTATTCCGGTATGCATATGTGCCGTAGCGTGAgcaaggaaagaaaagagggacgAAGTCTGTTGGATGGTTATAGCTTTAAAATAAGTCTTGTTTTCTCAGGCACTCCGATGGCCACGTTCTTGTTTTTACCAATACACGACCTCCTTTGCTCCATTTTCCTCCCTTTGATGCCCTTATACACGAAGCCTCCAGAAAATACTAGCTATTACTACGATGTGCAAATTAAACGTTATCTAATCACAGAGGGGTCATGACACCCCATTCTTTACACATACGCAATTTCTGAACAAAACTATTTGAAAATACAACCTCGAAGGTGAGGCGTAATCGGCATTACCTGCCAAGCAAATTGGCAAcccaaaaagtaaaaaaaaaagttttctcatttttatttacaagtTAAAAATGTAGTTTACCTATAAATTGTTTCTAACTGGGTGATGGGTGATACTTTGCCTTCCCctctcccctcccccccccggAAATTTGGGAAAGCTGGTATTGTACAGCCAAGCAGACGCAGGCTTGCGGGATCAAGGCAATAAGCTATGGGCTGTGGCCTTGGACTGACGTGAGTTTGTGTAGATTTTCAGTCAACGATGAAAAAGCAGCTAGAATTTTCCATCAATAACTAAATATTGCTCTACAATATTAGTTGCAATCAAATTTCATCGTATTTTCCGTGCTTAAAATCAAGTGTCAGTCGGATTTCGGGACCAAATAACCTACCAGGCTCACATTACCAAATTGTTCTTCAATGGTTCGCTATAACCGTGTATTTTAAGAACCACTGCTATATGTAAGAACATCGAATGTTTTTATTACTGTAACTCGGATTTGCCTAACAAAAGGCTGTTTTCTGTTGGCAGGTATTACCACAATGCCTCATTCTGCCATGTTAAAATCTGGACCAGGTCTCTATGAATTTTTGATAGAAGCAGAGTTACAACAATATTATAGTACCattaaaaatgatttgaaGGTATGTAAATATCTAAGTTATTCATAATATATATTTGCTGGTTTCATTGGCATCATTTAAAGGTGAATAACATACATCAACTCAAGTATGCTACCGATGAAGATTTTTTGCAAGTTGGTCTGTCAAGACCAGAAGTCCGGAGACTCAGGAAGATATTTCACAAGCACTGTCCACAAAATTATctttataaatttaaaaatgtaagAAACCATAAATCTAACAGTGATTGTACCCTCGTAGAATTTACCTTACCAGAACATCTCCAGATTGACTgatgaataagaaaaattttccattatttatatttttgtttctgaTTGTACAGATTATTAAGCCTAAGAAGGAAGATGGAGCTGCCATGGCTATTCTTTTACCAGATGATGGAAGTAAAGAAAGGTCATATCAGCTGAAAGTACCTAGCAAGCATATAATTCCTGCTGAGGCAATTATTGTTAATAAGGAGCTGGGTGTTGGAGAGTTTGGAATTGTCCAACAAGGAGTGTGGACCAATGAAGATGGAGACAGAGTATGTGCCCTTTAGTTAATTCTATTTTAGCACATCTGTCACTAAAACCAGCTATTCTTTCAAATGCAGATTCAAGTAGCAATAAAATGCCTTAGCAAAGAGCGTATGCAAAACAATCCTATGGAGTTCCTCAAAGAAGCTGCTATAATGCATACCATTGATCATGAACACATTGTTCGCCTCTATGGCGTAGTTTTGGATACAAACTCCCTCATGTTGGTAAATACCCAATCTTGATGCAAATAGctattattactatttttttttatttaatttattttttttaaatctttaaaTTCAATGTTATCCCTTTTTATAGGTAACAGAATTGGCCCCATTACGTTCTTTGTTGGAATGCCTGAAAGAACCTGCTCTGAGACCAAGTTTTCCTGTGCCTTCTTTGTGCGATTTTTCCATACAAATTTGTGATGGAATGCAGTATTTGGAATCAAAGCGACTTATTCATAGGTATAGTGGCAGCTATCTATGTTGTATTCTACAGGttatttttatcttcttctACGTCAATAGGGACTTAGCTGCCAGAAATATCCTTGTCTttaccaaaaacaaaataaaaatttccgACTTCGGGCTCTCCCGGGCCCTTGGTGTTGGGAAAGACTACTACCAGACcaatttcaatgtgaatctcAAGCTACCTATTGCCTGGTGTGCACCAGAATGCATCAACTACCTGAAGTTCACTTCTGCTTCAG includes:
- the LOC116919798 gene encoding little elongation complex subunit 2, encoding MEGFLTINWDKAVDESSSFFSRDVFDNCSAAFHAIHRIPQSPWPHDEQGSMKNNSRGASGKTWSPCHLKRIAVESVGGQGKTLKIQPPAPFPRKSVLNVFEQKDYLFAIIRVMRSFMIAIPADADDFIRIKEMQIKLRDEIQEFQKLAQTIMENNPSAYLSLNPGIARYVNEMWETQLASVHLYPSFYKLIGNIILVPKENMITLDMTLERTVLELGRIPCQIFPPLNTLIKIQRNYKIINNRYPANVLESEQMSNDENAVKLATKYGVKIVVSAKALRSLAGNVGPLFRRSWDIPFTIKEVNFHGEVNKVIFIDEPLPPSEMSAVEKNALFNRMAIKCQFSNVNRSRFFVYTGSGKKYEYSESAEEVPGDIFSSDNTDLDSLETFGIEKRASSSSKICTLKVGEAQQVTPETGNTAEAIEVTDVEKQQKPFEHDFSTATDSDSSEMSLVIDTGSECGQSPRKRSKNASKNIKSHKKFPNDTSNTLTSIGTENQTDQQNKNKVPEPGFKVPIRTGKIGAPNTQASLLSDILQNQEKMMQSHRKPSPKKNTDSTTSKENPQEYTKPKKDENLTYRIWNLQANEKSIRLLVRSSVDTAIVTSSGEFRTFLMIPKTEYQPWFGGECLSTREMNEQWIDLHLRPECKLVRIRLDAYTGDFLMCEQKDAACLEAEISFQYGTHNKPANSLQTIWAVLSSLCDLNLSPGQFLLRHGFHDGMCIQVWESTGKESSSLDLHKIYNEIDPTANAVRGVSENWSALDPCAVFPIQRALNRPPLTFEPTEDLKKTQIKRKADGGKKKNTKKKKQGAAKDKF